One window from the genome of Oryctolagus cuniculus chromosome 1, mOryCun1.1, whole genome shotgun sequence encodes:
- the LOC100339045 gene encoding olfactory receptor 4P4-like, producing the protein MEYRTNITDFILLGLSQTKEVEILCFLVFLLCYIAILIGNLLIMISITCSPLINQPMYFFLSYLSLSDLCYTSTVTPKLIMDLLATKKTISYNGCMTQLFAMHFFGGVEVFILMGMAYDRYVAICKPLHYTIIMNRQRCDAMIAASCAGGFLHSFGQFLLAIFLPYCGPNKIDHYFCDVYPLLKLACMDTSRIGFLVIANSGVMGVVTFVVLLISYAVILHTVRSYSMENRRKALSTCSSHIIVVVLFFAPLLFIYIRPATTFPEDKVFALFYTIIAPMLNPLIYTLRNVEMKNAIKKLCRATEAEEKWGLKKECQLMMEMKTVQQVHSFIIFTLMCYGVIVIIAKTEQWSMQRWLLVGRALYGP; encoded by the exons ATGGAATATAGGACTAATATCACAGATTTTATCCTTTTAGGACTTTCTCAGACCAAAGAGGTAGAGATTCTCTGCTTTTTAGTGTTTTTGCTTTGTTACATTGCAATTTTGATTGGTAACCTGCTTATCATGATTTCTATCACCTGCAGTCCACTCATTAATCAGCCCATGTATTTCTTCCTGAGCTATCTCTCACTCTCAGACCTGTGTTACACCTCCACTGTGACTCCCAAGCTAATCATGGACTTACTGGCAACAAAGAAGACCATTTCCTACAACGGATGCATGACACAGCTCTTCGCCATGCACTTCTTTGGGGGTGTTGAGGTTTTCATTCTCATGGGAATGGCCTATGACCGCTacgtggccatctgcaagcctcTGCACTACACCATCATCATGAACAGGCAGAGATGTGATGCCATGATTGCTGCTTCCTGTGCTGGGGGATTCCTGCATTCCTTTGGCCAGTTTCTTCTGGCCATCTTTTTACCCTACTGTGGCCCCAATAAAATAGATCACTACTTCTGTGATGTGTATCCTTTGTTGAAACTGGCCTGCATGGACACAAGCAGAATTGGTTTCTTGGTCATTGCCAATTCAGGTGTGATGGGTGTGGTGACTTTTGTGGTACTGTTGATATCATATGCTGTGATACTGCACACTGTCAGGTCCTACTCTATGGAGAATCGTCGCAAAGCTCTTTCCACATGCAGTTCACACATCATTGTGGTGGTCCTGTTTTTTGCTCCCCTACTGTTTATTTACATCCGACCAGCAACTACTTTTCCAGAAGACAAAGTGTTCGCTCTCTTTTATACCATCATTGCCCCCATGCTCAACCCTCTAATCTACACACTGAGAAATGTGGAGATGAAGAATGCCATTAAGAAGCTTTG cagagctacggAGGCAGAAGAGAAGTggggg CTGAAGAAAGAATGTCAGTTAATGATGGAAATGAAAACTGTTCAGCAAGTTCACTCATTTATCATATTTACATTAATGTGTTATGGAGTGATAGTCATAATTGCAAAGACAGAGCAATGGAGCATGCAGAGATGGCTCCTTGTTGGGCGAGCCCTGTATGGTCCATAG
- the LOC100338549 gene encoding olfactory receptor 4P4-like produces MESQRNISEFILLGLSYDQNIQAVCFVIFLLCYVALLMGNLLILISITCSPLFDQPMYYFLSHLSLMDICFTSCVTPKFIGDLLVGRKTISYSNCMWQVFAMHFFGMIEVLILTIMAFDRYVAICKPLHYMIIMNRTKCQLLVSAAWAGGAAHSFPQLSIAILLPFCGPNEIDHYFCDIFPLLKIACGDTHITGILVLANSGIVTLVTFVVLFISYVVILFTLRNQSSEGRRKALSTCGSHITVILLFFGPAIFSYLRPPTTFPEDKVFALFYTIIAPMFNPLIYTLRNSEMKNAMRRVWCQR; encoded by the coding sequence ATGGAGAGCCAGAGGAATATCTCAGAGTTCATTCTACTGGGGCTTTCCTATGACCAGAACATACAAGCGGTTTGCTTTGTGATCTTCTTACTGTGCTATGTGGCACTCTTGATGGGAAACCTCCTGATCCTGATCTCCATCACATGCAGCCCTCTTTTTGACCAGCCAATGTACTATTTCCTCAGCCACTTATCTCTCATGGATATCTGCTTCACCTCCTGTGTGACACCCAAATTTATTGGTGACTTGCTGGTGGGAAGAAAAACTATCTCCTATAGTAATTGCATGTGGCAGGTGTTTGCCATGCACTTCTTTGGAATGATTGAGGTCTTAATCCTTACAATCATGGCCTTTGACCGTTACGTAGCCATCTGCAAACCTCTCCACTACATGATTATCATGAACAGGACAAAATGCCAACTCCTAGTTTCAGCTGCTTGGGCTGGTGGAGCAGCCCATTCCTTTCCTCAACTGTCTATCGCGATCTTGCTACCCTTCTGTGGTCCTAATGAAATTGATCACTACTTTTGTGATATTTTTCCTTTGCTAAAAATTGCCTGTGGTGATACTCATATCACAGGCATCCTTGTGCTTGCCAACTCTGGAATTGTCACCTTAGTGACatttgtggttttatttatttcttatgttGTTATATTATTCACTCTAAGAAACCAGTCCTCTGAGGGAAGACGCAAAGCCCTCTCTACCTGTGGCTCTCATATCACTgtgatacttttattttttggaccTGCAATATTTTCTTATCTTAGACCTCCTACCACTTTCCCTGAGGATAAAGTATTTGCACTGTTTTACACCATCATTGCTCCTATGTTTAATCCCTTAATCTATACTTTGagaaattcagagatgaaaaatgccATGAGAAGAGTTTGGTGTCAAAGATAG